The following are encoded together in the Thunnus albacares chromosome 7, fThuAlb1.1, whole genome shotgun sequence genome:
- the c2cd5 gene encoding C2 domain-containing protein 5 isoform X8, translating into MPGKLKAKIVAGRHLPVMDRASDLTDAFVEVKFGNTTFKTDVCPKSLNPQWNSEWFKFEVDDEDLQDEPLQITVLDHDTYSANDAIGKVYIDIDPLLCSEAASVISGWFPIYDTIHGIRGEINVLVKVELFNDLNRFRQSSCGVKFFCTTSIPRCYRAAMVHGFVEELVVNEDPEYQWIDRIRTPRASNEARQRLISLMSGELQRKIGLKVLEMGGNAVVGYLQCFDLEGESGLVVRAIGTACTLDKLSSGSAPNTNTHMHPSTAPASNACNSPSKDGKEPVFGEDLPLSSGPPTPFRALPTSSSSPPPFSPSKPCSRQSSSSDTDLSLTPKTEEPQPVRRRPGIFLCPSSPTLCTDTLSLPGTGSVGCGHGSAPRATTPPPPSSIRSDSTLLRKSVSFTEDLLLAASGMGSGGSAGKEAGPLKTLLRQQTQTALEQREFPFFTLTSFPPGFLVHVGGVVSARSVKLLDRIHNPDEPETRDAWWEEIRQEIKSHAKALGCHAVVGYSESTSICEEVCILSASGTAAILNPRYMREGCLDIGSTDHRFEEPSPPSCGFCHIPYDELNMPFPAQLTYCYHCRRQKVPDVLFTTIDLPSEAAVTGKGCLIQARLCRLKKKAQGEVNATAISNLLPFMEYELHTQLMNKLKLRSMNALFGLHIQISVGENMLLGLASATGVYLTALPAPGGIQIAGKTPGDLSNEHHILTIQKKINDTVAKNKELYQINPPELTEEAVGSPIPEPRQRSRLFRSHSESSDELSELDLSHGKKDAFVLEIDDTDAVEDIHSLLTDNSPPTGFYSCNTEIMPGIYNWTSGVQMFSSVRVFRLSNANLTNQGLNKIFTDLCENLLRSFYFKLRSMIPCCLCHLNFTVAVPEEELIQVVVTAVAMTFDKDQTQEKPADKTITKGSSETEEQLQFPLELCADSSSTNNQPSSKISGTVSLLTPAAKLCQNQLVVVRSAGLPESTNVSSRAASVDYGSFADRCSTWLELLRLKAHTIRRGSVKTMSSLDRSSPLPEGRSRSLRSTRSFGGTSVTVVKMTPLSFLPGLRIIKYLGIINMFFIRETTSLREEGGVSGFLHSFIAEVFAMVRAHVAALGGNAVVSYSMKECMLMENPNKNQAQCLINVSGDAVICVRETDQEPMPSVTNIGQSSSSGTDGTT; encoded by the exons ATGCCTGGGAAACTTAAGGCCAAAATAGTGGCAGGGCGCCACTTGCCTGTGATGGACAGAGCCAGTGACCTTACAGATGCTTTTGTAGAG gTCAAGTTTGGAAACACAACCTTCAAAACTGATGTCTGTCCCAAATCCCTGAATCCACAGTGGAACTCAGAATGGTTCAAATTTGAG GTTGACGACGAGGACTTGCAGGACGAGCCATTGCAGATCACAGTGTTGGACCACGACACTTACAGTGCTAATGACGCCATAGGGAAAGTTTACATTGACATTGACCCGCTGCTGTGCAGTGAGGCTGCCTCTGTCATATCCGGCTGGTTTCCCATCTATGATACTATCCATG GTATCCGGGGGGAGATCAATGTACTCGTCAAAGTGGAGCTCTTCAATGATTTGAACCGCTTCAGACAGTCCTCCTGCGGGGTCAAGTTCTTCTGCA CCACATCCATTCCACGGTGTTATCGGGCAGCGATGGTGCACGGGTTCGTGGAGGAACTTGTGGTGAATGAAGATCCAGAGTACCAGTGGATCGACCGTATTAGAACTCCTCGGGCCTCCAATGAGGCCCGTCAGAGGCTCATCTCTCTTATGTCTG gagagctgcagaggaagatAGGACTTAAAGTACTGGAGATGGGAGGAAATGCAGTGGTGGGCTACTTGCAGTGTTTCGATCTGGAAGGAGAGTCGGGCCTGGTCGTCCGAGCCATCGGTACTGCCTGCACACTGGACAAACTGAGCTCTGGAAGCGCCCccaacaccaacacacacatgcaccctaGCACAGCCCCTGCTTCCAATGCCTGCAATTCCCCTTCTAAGGATGGAAAGGA GCCGGTATTTGGTGAGGACCTGCCCTTGTCCTCCGGCCCGCCTACCCCTTTCAGAGCCcttcccacctcctcctcctctcctccccccttctctccctccaaGCCATGCAGCCGCCAGTCCTCATCATCAGACACAGACCTCAGTTTGACGCCCAAGACGG AGGAGCCCCAGCCAGTGAGACGCCGGCCTGGGATCTTCCTCTGCCCCAGCTCCCCCACCCTCTGCACAGACACTCTGTCCCTTCCTGGTACTGGCTCAGTGGGCTGTGGTCACGGCTCTGCCCCCAGAGCCACCACCCcgccccctccctcctccatccGCTCAGACTCTACCTTGCTGAGAAAGAGCGTGTCCTTCACTGAGGACCTGCTGCTGGCAGCCTCCG GAATGGGCAGTGGGGGCAGTGCCGGGAAGGAGGCGGGGCCCCTGAAGACTCTTCTTAGACAGCAGACGCAGACGGCTCTGGAGCAGAGG GAGTTCCCCTTCTTCACTTTGACGTCATTCCCACCTGGTTTTCTGGTTCATGTGGGTGGAGTAGTCAGCGCTCGTTCTGTCAAACTACTGGACCGCATACACAACCCTG atgaGCCAGAGACTCGTGATGCCTGGTGGGAAGAGATTCGCCAGGAGATCAAATCTCATGCCAAAGCTCTTGGTTGCCATGCTGTTGTGGGATACAGTGAGAGCACCAGCATCTG TGAGGAGGTGTGTATCCTGTCAGCGTCGGGCACAGCAGCCATCCTGAATCCTCGGTACATGCGGGAAGGCTGTCTAGACATCGGCAGCACCGACCACAG GTTCGAGGAGCCGTCTCCCCCGAGCTGTGGCTTCTGTCACATACCGTATGACGAACTCAACATGCCATTTCCTGCTCAGCTCACCTACTGTTACCACTGCAGACGACAAAAG gttcCTGATGTGCTGTTCACAACAATTGACCTGCCATCAGAAGCAGCTGTCACAGGGAAGGGTTGCCTTATCCAGGCCAG ACTGTGTCGTTTAAAAAAGAAAGCCCAGGGAGAAGTGAATGCGACGGCCATCTCCAACTTGCTGCCTTTTATGGAATACGAGCTACACACGCAGCTGATGAACAAACTGAAGCTGCGGAGCATGAATGCTCTGTTTGGTCTACACATACAGATCAGTGTCGGCGAGAACATGCTCCTTGGTCTGGCT tctgcCACAGGAGTGTATCTGACAGCCCTCCCCGCACCAGGGGGCATTCAGATTGCGGGGAAGACTCCTGGTGACCTGAGCAATGAGCACCACATCTTGACCATCCAGAAAAAGATCAACGACACTGTAGCGAAGAACAAAGAACTCTATCAAATAAACCCTCCG GAGCTGACAGAGGAAGCGGTGGGTTCTCCGATCCCTGAGCCCAGACAAAGATCCAGACTTTTTCGCTCTCACTCAGAAAGCTCTGATGAACTGTCAGAATTGGACCTCTCCCATGGGAAGAAGGATGCCTTCGTcctggag ATTGATGACACTGATGCTGTGGAGGACATCCACTCTCTCCTCACTGATAACTCTCCCCCTACAG GTTTCTACAGCTGCAACACTGAGATAATGCCTGGGATTTACAACTGGACTTCGGGAGTACAG atgttttcatCAGTGAGGGTCTTTAGGTTGAGTAATGCCAATCTTACTAATCAAGGCTTGAACAAGATCTTCACCGACCTGTGTGAGAATCTGCTAAGG agTTTTTACTTCAAGCTGCGCTCTATGATCCCCTGCTGTCTTTGTCATCTCAACTTCACTGTAGCAGTACCAGAAGAAGAGCTCATACAG GTTGTAGTGACAGCGGTTGCCATGACATTTGACAAGGACCAGACCCAGGAGAAGCCAGCAGACAAGACTATCACCAAAG GGTCCAGTGAGACTGAAGAGCAGCTGCAGTTTCCCTTGGAGCTGTGCGCAGACTCGTCATCCACCAACAATCAGCCATCATCCAAAATCTCAG GTACAGTCTCTTTACTCACCCCAGCTGCAAAACTCTGCCAAAATCAGCTGGTTGTGGTTCGCTCAGCAG gtCTCCCAGAGAGTACCAATGTCTCATCCAGAG CTGCCTCCGTTGATTACGGTTCCTTTGCAGACAGATGCAGCACCTGGCTAGAGCTGCTTAGGCTGAAAGCTCACACCATAAGACGGGGATCAGTTAAGACAA TGTCATCTTTGGATCGCAGCAGTCCACTCCCCGAGGGACGTTCCCGCTCGCTGCGCTCCACCCGCTCGTTTGGAGGAACCTCGGTCACCGTGGTGAAGATGACACCGCTCTCCTTCCTTCCTGGGTTGCGCATCATTAAATACCTCGGGATCATCAACATGTTCTTTATCAGAGAGACAACATCGTTACGGGAG gaAGGCGGAGTCAGTGGCTTCCTCCATTCATTCATAGCAGAGGTGTTTGCAATGGTTCGAGCCCATGTAGCAGCCCTTGGTGGCAATGCAGTAGTCTCCTACAGCATGAAAGAGTGTATGTTGATGGAAAATCCAAACAAGAACCAG GCTCAGTGTCTCATTAATGTGAGTGGTGATGCCGTCATCTGTGTCAGGGAAACGGACCAGGAGCCCATGCCCTCAGTGACAAACATAGGACAGAGCAGCAGTAGCGGAACTGATGGGACTACATGA
- the c2cd5 gene encoding C2 domain-containing protein 5 isoform X4, translating into MPGKLKAKIVAGRHLPVMDRASDLTDAFVEVKFGNTTFKTDVCPKSLNPQWNSEWFKFEVDDEDLQDEPLQITVLDHDTYSANDAIGKVYIDIDPLLCSEAASVISGWFPIYDTIHGIRGEINVLVKVELFNDLNRFRQSSCGVKFFCTTSIPRCYRAAMVHGFVEELVVNEDPEYQWIDRIRTPRASNEARQRLISLMSGELQRKIGLKVLEMGGNAVVGYLQCFDLEGESGLVVRAIGTACTLDKLSSGSAPNTNTHMHPSTAPASNACNSPSKDGKEPVFGEDLPLSSGPPTPFRALPTSSSSPPPFSPSKPCSRQSSSSDTDLSLTPKTEEPQPVRRRPGIFLCPSSPTLCTDTLSLPGTGSVGCGHGSAPRATTPPPPSSIRSDSTLLRKSVSFTEDLLLAASGMGSGGSAGKEAGPLKTLLRQQTQTALEQREFPFFTLTSFPPGFLVHVGGVVSARSVKLLDRIHNPDEPETRDAWWEEIRQEIKSHAKALGCHAVVGYSESTSICEEVCILSASGTAAILNPRYMREGCLDIGSTDHRFEEPSPPSCGFCHIPYDELNMPFPAQLTYCYHCRRQKVPDVLFTTIDLPSEAAVTGKGCLIQARLCRLKKKAQGEVNATAISNLLPFMEYELHTQLMNKLKLRSMNALFGLHIQISVGENMLLGLASATGVYLTALPAPGGIQIAGKTPGDLSNEHHILTIQKKINDTVAKNKELYQINPPELTEEAVGSPIPEPRQRSRLFRSHSESSDELSELDLSHGKKDAFVLEIDDTDAVEDIHSLLTDNSPPTGFYSCNTEIMPGIYNWTSGVQMFSSVRVFRLSNANLTNQGLNKIFTDLCENLLRSFYFKLRSMIPCCLCHLNFTVAVPEEELIQVVVTAVAMTFDKDQTQEKPADKTITKGSSETEEQLQFPLELCADSSSTNNQPSSKISGLPESTNVSSRAASVDYGSFADRCSTWLELLRLKAHTIRRGSVKTSRRTQSLAHSVSSLDRSSPLPEGRSRSLRSTRSFGGTSVTVVKMTPLSFLPGLRIIKYLGIINMFFIRETTSLREEGGVSGFLHSFIAEVFAMVRAHVAALGGNAVVSYSMKECMLMENPNKNQAQCLINVSGDAVICVRETDQEPMPSVTNIGQSSSSGTDGTT; encoded by the exons ATGCCTGGGAAACTTAAGGCCAAAATAGTGGCAGGGCGCCACTTGCCTGTGATGGACAGAGCCAGTGACCTTACAGATGCTTTTGTAGAG gTCAAGTTTGGAAACACAACCTTCAAAACTGATGTCTGTCCCAAATCCCTGAATCCACAGTGGAACTCAGAATGGTTCAAATTTGAG GTTGACGACGAGGACTTGCAGGACGAGCCATTGCAGATCACAGTGTTGGACCACGACACTTACAGTGCTAATGACGCCATAGGGAAAGTTTACATTGACATTGACCCGCTGCTGTGCAGTGAGGCTGCCTCTGTCATATCCGGCTGGTTTCCCATCTATGATACTATCCATG GTATCCGGGGGGAGATCAATGTACTCGTCAAAGTGGAGCTCTTCAATGATTTGAACCGCTTCAGACAGTCCTCCTGCGGGGTCAAGTTCTTCTGCA CCACATCCATTCCACGGTGTTATCGGGCAGCGATGGTGCACGGGTTCGTGGAGGAACTTGTGGTGAATGAAGATCCAGAGTACCAGTGGATCGACCGTATTAGAACTCCTCGGGCCTCCAATGAGGCCCGTCAGAGGCTCATCTCTCTTATGTCTG gagagctgcagaggaagatAGGACTTAAAGTACTGGAGATGGGAGGAAATGCAGTGGTGGGCTACTTGCAGTGTTTCGATCTGGAAGGAGAGTCGGGCCTGGTCGTCCGAGCCATCGGTACTGCCTGCACACTGGACAAACTGAGCTCTGGAAGCGCCCccaacaccaacacacacatgcaccctaGCACAGCCCCTGCTTCCAATGCCTGCAATTCCCCTTCTAAGGATGGAAAGGA GCCGGTATTTGGTGAGGACCTGCCCTTGTCCTCCGGCCCGCCTACCCCTTTCAGAGCCcttcccacctcctcctcctctcctccccccttctctccctccaaGCCATGCAGCCGCCAGTCCTCATCATCAGACACAGACCTCAGTTTGACGCCCAAGACGG AGGAGCCCCAGCCAGTGAGACGCCGGCCTGGGATCTTCCTCTGCCCCAGCTCCCCCACCCTCTGCACAGACACTCTGTCCCTTCCTGGTACTGGCTCAGTGGGCTGTGGTCACGGCTCTGCCCCCAGAGCCACCACCCcgccccctccctcctccatccGCTCAGACTCTACCTTGCTGAGAAAGAGCGTGTCCTTCACTGAGGACCTGCTGCTGGCAGCCTCCG GAATGGGCAGTGGGGGCAGTGCCGGGAAGGAGGCGGGGCCCCTGAAGACTCTTCTTAGACAGCAGACGCAGACGGCTCTGGAGCAGAGG GAGTTCCCCTTCTTCACTTTGACGTCATTCCCACCTGGTTTTCTGGTTCATGTGGGTGGAGTAGTCAGCGCTCGTTCTGTCAAACTACTGGACCGCATACACAACCCTG atgaGCCAGAGACTCGTGATGCCTGGTGGGAAGAGATTCGCCAGGAGATCAAATCTCATGCCAAAGCTCTTGGTTGCCATGCTGTTGTGGGATACAGTGAGAGCACCAGCATCTG TGAGGAGGTGTGTATCCTGTCAGCGTCGGGCACAGCAGCCATCCTGAATCCTCGGTACATGCGGGAAGGCTGTCTAGACATCGGCAGCACCGACCACAG GTTCGAGGAGCCGTCTCCCCCGAGCTGTGGCTTCTGTCACATACCGTATGACGAACTCAACATGCCATTTCCTGCTCAGCTCACCTACTGTTACCACTGCAGACGACAAAAG gttcCTGATGTGCTGTTCACAACAATTGACCTGCCATCAGAAGCAGCTGTCACAGGGAAGGGTTGCCTTATCCAGGCCAG ACTGTGTCGTTTAAAAAAGAAAGCCCAGGGAGAAGTGAATGCGACGGCCATCTCCAACTTGCTGCCTTTTATGGAATACGAGCTACACACGCAGCTGATGAACAAACTGAAGCTGCGGAGCATGAATGCTCTGTTTGGTCTACACATACAGATCAGTGTCGGCGAGAACATGCTCCTTGGTCTGGCT tctgcCACAGGAGTGTATCTGACAGCCCTCCCCGCACCAGGGGGCATTCAGATTGCGGGGAAGACTCCTGGTGACCTGAGCAATGAGCACCACATCTTGACCATCCAGAAAAAGATCAACGACACTGTAGCGAAGAACAAAGAACTCTATCAAATAAACCCTCCG GAGCTGACAGAGGAAGCGGTGGGTTCTCCGATCCCTGAGCCCAGACAAAGATCCAGACTTTTTCGCTCTCACTCAGAAAGCTCTGATGAACTGTCAGAATTGGACCTCTCCCATGGGAAGAAGGATGCCTTCGTcctggag ATTGATGACACTGATGCTGTGGAGGACATCCACTCTCTCCTCACTGATAACTCTCCCCCTACAG GTTTCTACAGCTGCAACACTGAGATAATGCCTGGGATTTACAACTGGACTTCGGGAGTACAG atgttttcatCAGTGAGGGTCTTTAGGTTGAGTAATGCCAATCTTACTAATCAAGGCTTGAACAAGATCTTCACCGACCTGTGTGAGAATCTGCTAAGG agTTTTTACTTCAAGCTGCGCTCTATGATCCCCTGCTGTCTTTGTCATCTCAACTTCACTGTAGCAGTACCAGAAGAAGAGCTCATACAG GTTGTAGTGACAGCGGTTGCCATGACATTTGACAAGGACCAGACCCAGGAGAAGCCAGCAGACAAGACTATCACCAAAG GGTCCAGTGAGACTGAAGAGCAGCTGCAGTTTCCCTTGGAGCTGTGCGCAGACTCGTCATCCACCAACAATCAGCCATCATCCAAAATCTCAG gtCTCCCAGAGAGTACCAATGTCTCATCCAGAG CTGCCTCCGTTGATTACGGTTCCTTTGCAGACAGATGCAGCACCTGGCTAGAGCTGCTTAGGCTGAAAGCTCACACCATAAGACGGGGATCAGTTAAGACAAGTAGGAGGACACAGTCTCTAGCACACTCTG TGTCATCTTTGGATCGCAGCAGTCCACTCCCCGAGGGACGTTCCCGCTCGCTGCGCTCCACCCGCTCGTTTGGAGGAACCTCGGTCACCGTGGTGAAGATGACACCGCTCTCCTTCCTTCCTGGGTTGCGCATCATTAAATACCTCGGGATCATCAACATGTTCTTTATCAGAGAGACAACATCGTTACGGGAG gaAGGCGGAGTCAGTGGCTTCCTCCATTCATTCATAGCAGAGGTGTTTGCAATGGTTCGAGCCCATGTAGCAGCCCTTGGTGGCAATGCAGTAGTCTCCTACAGCATGAAAGAGTGTATGTTGATGGAAAATCCAAACAAGAACCAG GCTCAGTGTCTCATTAATGTGAGTGGTGATGCCGTCATCTGTGTCAGGGAAACGGACCAGGAGCCCATGCCCTCAGTGACAAACATAGGACAGAGCAGCAGTAGCGGAACTGATGGGACTACATGA
- the c2cd5 gene encoding C2 domain-containing protein 5 isoform X2, with translation MPGKLKAKIVAGRHLPVMDRASDLTDAFVEVKFGNTTFKTDVCPKSLNPQWNSEWFKFEVDDEDLQDEPLQITVLDHDTYSANDAIGKVYIDIDPLLCSEAASVISGWFPIYDTIHGIRGEINVLVKVELFNDLNRFRQSSCGVKFFCTTSIPRCYRAAMVHGFVEELVVNEDPEYQWIDRIRTPRASNEARQRLISLMSGELQRKIGLKVLEMGGNAVVGYLQCFDLEGESGLVVRAIGTACTLDKLSSGSAPNTNTHMHPSTAPASNACNSPSKDGKEPVFGEDLPLSSGPPTPFRALPTSSSSPPPFSPSKPCSRQSSSSDTDLSLTPKTEEPQPVRRRPGIFLCPSSPTLCTDTLSLPGTGSVGCGHGSAPRATTPPPPSSIRSDSTLLRKSVSFTEDLLLAASGMGSGGSAGKEAGPLKTLLRQQTQTALEQREFPFFTLTSFPPGFLVHVGGVVSARSVKLLDRIHNPDEPETRDAWWEEIRQEIKSHAKALGCHAVVGYSESTSICEEVCILSASGTAAILNPRYMREGCLDIGSTDHRFEEPSPPSCGFCHIPYDELNMPFPAQLTYCYHCRRQKVPDVLFTTIDLPSEAAVTGKGCLIQARLCRLKKKAQGEVNATAISNLLPFMEYELHTQLMNKLKLRSMNALFGLHIQISVGENMLLGLASATGVYLTALPAPGGIQIAGKTPGDLSNEHHILTIQKKINDTVAKNKELYQINPPELTEEAVGSPIPEPRQRSRLFRSHSESSDELSELDLSHGKKDAFVLEIDDTDAVEDIHSLLTDNSPPTGFYSCNTEIMPGIYNWTSGVQMFSSVRVFRLSNANLTNQGLNKIFTDLCENLLRSFYFKLRSMIPCCLCHLNFTVAVPEEELIQVVVTAVAMTFDKDQTQEKPADKTITKGSSETEEQLQFPLELCADSSSTNNQPSSKISGTVSLLTPAAKLCQNQLVVVRSAGLPESTNVSSRAASVDYGSFADRCSTWLELLRLKAHTIRRGSVKTSRRTQSLAHSVSSLDRSSPLPEGRSRSLRSTRSFGGTSVTVVKMTPLSFLPGLRIIKYLGIINMFFIRETTSLREEGGVSGFLHSFIAEVFAMVRAHVAALGGNAVVSYSMKECMLMENPNKNQAQCLINVSGDAVICVRETDQEPMPSVTNIGQSSSSGTDGTT, from the exons ATGCCTGGGAAACTTAAGGCCAAAATAGTGGCAGGGCGCCACTTGCCTGTGATGGACAGAGCCAGTGACCTTACAGATGCTTTTGTAGAG gTCAAGTTTGGAAACACAACCTTCAAAACTGATGTCTGTCCCAAATCCCTGAATCCACAGTGGAACTCAGAATGGTTCAAATTTGAG GTTGACGACGAGGACTTGCAGGACGAGCCATTGCAGATCACAGTGTTGGACCACGACACTTACAGTGCTAATGACGCCATAGGGAAAGTTTACATTGACATTGACCCGCTGCTGTGCAGTGAGGCTGCCTCTGTCATATCCGGCTGGTTTCCCATCTATGATACTATCCATG GTATCCGGGGGGAGATCAATGTACTCGTCAAAGTGGAGCTCTTCAATGATTTGAACCGCTTCAGACAGTCCTCCTGCGGGGTCAAGTTCTTCTGCA CCACATCCATTCCACGGTGTTATCGGGCAGCGATGGTGCACGGGTTCGTGGAGGAACTTGTGGTGAATGAAGATCCAGAGTACCAGTGGATCGACCGTATTAGAACTCCTCGGGCCTCCAATGAGGCCCGTCAGAGGCTCATCTCTCTTATGTCTG gagagctgcagaggaagatAGGACTTAAAGTACTGGAGATGGGAGGAAATGCAGTGGTGGGCTACTTGCAGTGTTTCGATCTGGAAGGAGAGTCGGGCCTGGTCGTCCGAGCCATCGGTACTGCCTGCACACTGGACAAACTGAGCTCTGGAAGCGCCCccaacaccaacacacacatgcaccctaGCACAGCCCCTGCTTCCAATGCCTGCAATTCCCCTTCTAAGGATGGAAAGGA GCCGGTATTTGGTGAGGACCTGCCCTTGTCCTCCGGCCCGCCTACCCCTTTCAGAGCCcttcccacctcctcctcctctcctccccccttctctccctccaaGCCATGCAGCCGCCAGTCCTCATCATCAGACACAGACCTCAGTTTGACGCCCAAGACGG AGGAGCCCCAGCCAGTGAGACGCCGGCCTGGGATCTTCCTCTGCCCCAGCTCCCCCACCCTCTGCACAGACACTCTGTCCCTTCCTGGTACTGGCTCAGTGGGCTGTGGTCACGGCTCTGCCCCCAGAGCCACCACCCcgccccctccctcctccatccGCTCAGACTCTACCTTGCTGAGAAAGAGCGTGTCCTTCACTGAGGACCTGCTGCTGGCAGCCTCCG GAATGGGCAGTGGGGGCAGTGCCGGGAAGGAGGCGGGGCCCCTGAAGACTCTTCTTAGACAGCAGACGCAGACGGCTCTGGAGCAGAGG GAGTTCCCCTTCTTCACTTTGACGTCATTCCCACCTGGTTTTCTGGTTCATGTGGGTGGAGTAGTCAGCGCTCGTTCTGTCAAACTACTGGACCGCATACACAACCCTG atgaGCCAGAGACTCGTGATGCCTGGTGGGAAGAGATTCGCCAGGAGATCAAATCTCATGCCAAAGCTCTTGGTTGCCATGCTGTTGTGGGATACAGTGAGAGCACCAGCATCTG TGAGGAGGTGTGTATCCTGTCAGCGTCGGGCACAGCAGCCATCCTGAATCCTCGGTACATGCGGGAAGGCTGTCTAGACATCGGCAGCACCGACCACAG GTTCGAGGAGCCGTCTCCCCCGAGCTGTGGCTTCTGTCACATACCGTATGACGAACTCAACATGCCATTTCCTGCTCAGCTCACCTACTGTTACCACTGCAGACGACAAAAG gttcCTGATGTGCTGTTCACAACAATTGACCTGCCATCAGAAGCAGCTGTCACAGGGAAGGGTTGCCTTATCCAGGCCAG ACTGTGTCGTTTAAAAAAGAAAGCCCAGGGAGAAGTGAATGCGACGGCCATCTCCAACTTGCTGCCTTTTATGGAATACGAGCTACACACGCAGCTGATGAACAAACTGAAGCTGCGGAGCATGAATGCTCTGTTTGGTCTACACATACAGATCAGTGTCGGCGAGAACATGCTCCTTGGTCTGGCT tctgcCACAGGAGTGTATCTGACAGCCCTCCCCGCACCAGGGGGCATTCAGATTGCGGGGAAGACTCCTGGTGACCTGAGCAATGAGCACCACATCTTGACCATCCAGAAAAAGATCAACGACACTGTAGCGAAGAACAAAGAACTCTATCAAATAAACCCTCCG GAGCTGACAGAGGAAGCGGTGGGTTCTCCGATCCCTGAGCCCAGACAAAGATCCAGACTTTTTCGCTCTCACTCAGAAAGCTCTGATGAACTGTCAGAATTGGACCTCTCCCATGGGAAGAAGGATGCCTTCGTcctggag ATTGATGACACTGATGCTGTGGAGGACATCCACTCTCTCCTCACTGATAACTCTCCCCCTACAG GTTTCTACAGCTGCAACACTGAGATAATGCCTGGGATTTACAACTGGACTTCGGGAGTACAG atgttttcatCAGTGAGGGTCTTTAGGTTGAGTAATGCCAATCTTACTAATCAAGGCTTGAACAAGATCTTCACCGACCTGTGTGAGAATCTGCTAAGG agTTTTTACTTCAAGCTGCGCTCTATGATCCCCTGCTGTCTTTGTCATCTCAACTTCACTGTAGCAGTACCAGAAGAAGAGCTCATACAG GTTGTAGTGACAGCGGTTGCCATGACATTTGACAAGGACCAGACCCAGGAGAAGCCAGCAGACAAGACTATCACCAAAG GGTCCAGTGAGACTGAAGAGCAGCTGCAGTTTCCCTTGGAGCTGTGCGCAGACTCGTCATCCACCAACAATCAGCCATCATCCAAAATCTCAG GTACAGTCTCTTTACTCACCCCAGCTGCAAAACTCTGCCAAAATCAGCTGGTTGTGGTTCGCTCAGCAG gtCTCCCAGAGAGTACCAATGTCTCATCCAGAG CTGCCTCCGTTGATTACGGTTCCTTTGCAGACAGATGCAGCACCTGGCTAGAGCTGCTTAGGCTGAAAGCTCACACCATAAGACGGGGATCAGTTAAGACAAGTAGGAGGACACAGTCTCTAGCACACTCTG TGTCATCTTTGGATCGCAGCAGTCCACTCCCCGAGGGACGTTCCCGCTCGCTGCGCTCCACCCGCTCGTTTGGAGGAACCTCGGTCACCGTGGTGAAGATGACACCGCTCTCCTTCCTTCCTGGGTTGCGCATCATTAAATACCTCGGGATCATCAACATGTTCTTTATCAGAGAGACAACATCGTTACGGGAG gaAGGCGGAGTCAGTGGCTTCCTCCATTCATTCATAGCAGAGGTGTTTGCAATGGTTCGAGCCCATGTAGCAGCCCTTGGTGGCAATGCAGTAGTCTCCTACAGCATGAAAGAGTGTATGTTGATGGAAAATCCAAACAAGAACCAG GCTCAGTGTCTCATTAATGTGAGTGGTGATGCCGTCATCTGTGTCAGGGAAACGGACCAGGAGCCCATGCCCTCAGTGACAAACATAGGACAGAGCAGCAGTAGCGGAACTGATGGGACTACATGA